The Acidimicrobiales bacterium genome has a window encoding:
- a CDS encoding response regulator transcription factor, whose product MNARTLVVEDEQVVRDLLVAVLRAEGYEVAAASEGNEALREAKSFAPDLAVVDVRLGKGPDGFTVARRLREQSDVALLFLTGADEPDELRAGFEAGADLYVTKPFSVDALLVQVEAVLARNGKSRGGKWEVGDLVVDEGSRVVTRGGHHLDLTHVEFELLCRLVRRPGRVLTTTQLLSELWGYKGYSRNVVERHVSALRRKLEEHGPRLIHTVRSSGYVLRG is encoded by the coding sequence GTGAATGCCCGAACGCTTGTGGTCGAAGACGAGCAGGTGGTCAGGGACCTGCTCGTCGCCGTCCTGCGGGCTGAGGGCTACGAGGTCGCGGCGGCGTCCGAAGGCAACGAGGCCCTCAGGGAGGCCAAGTCGTTCGCGCCCGACCTCGCCGTCGTTGACGTGCGGCTGGGGAAGGGGCCCGACGGGTTCACCGTGGCCCGACGGCTGCGGGAGCAGTCCGACGTGGCCCTCCTGTTCCTCACCGGCGCCGACGAGCCCGACGAGCTGCGGGCCGGGTTCGAGGCGGGTGCCGACCTCTACGTCACCAAGCCCTTTTCGGTCGACGCCCTGCTCGTCCAGGTCGAGGCGGTCCTGGCCAGGAACGGCAAGTCACGAGGCGGCAAGTGGGAGGTCGGTGACCTGGTCGTTGACGAGGGCTCCCGGGTCGTGACCCGAGGTGGCCACCACCTCGACCTCACCCACGTCGAGTTCGAGCTGCTGTGCCGGCTCGTCCGGCGCCCGGGACGGGTGCTCACCACCACCCAGCTGTTGTCCGAGCTGTGGGGCTACAAGGGCTACAGCCGCAACGTGGTGGAGCGCCACGTGAGCGCCCTTCGGCGCAAGCTCGAAGAGCACGGACCGCGCCTGATCCACACCGTCCGCAGCAGCGGCTACGTGCTGCGGGGATGA
- a CDS encoding VOC family protein, with product MAEVKPIPEGYPQVIPYLAVDGAAAAIDFYGRVLGTTERMRMPAPDGKVGHAELQLGDSIIMLADEFPEMGNRGPKSVGGSPVTISVYVEDVDTVFDKAIKGGATSLRAVENQFYGDRSGQFEDPFGHRWSVATHVEDVPPEEMGKRAAEAMSGG from the coding sequence ATGGCGGAGGTCAAGCCAATCCCTGAGGGGTACCCGCAGGTCATCCCCTACCTCGCTGTCGATGGCGCAGCGGCAGCGATCGACTTCTATGGCAGGGTGCTGGGCACGACCGAGCGGATGCGCATGCCGGCGCCGGACGGCAAGGTCGGGCACGCCGAGCTCCAGCTCGGTGACTCCATCATCATGCTCGCCGACGAGTTCCCCGAGATGGGCAACCGCGGCCCCAAGAGCGTCGGTGGCAGCCCGGTCACCATCAGCGTCTACGTCGAGGACGTCGATACCGTCTTCGACAAGGCGATCAAGGGGGGCGCCACGAGCCTACGGGCCGTGGAGAACCAGTTCTACGGCGACCGGAGCGGCCAGTTCGAGGACCCCTTCGGGCACAGGTGGAGTGTGGCGACCCACGTCGAGGACGTGCCGCCCGAGGAGATGGGCAAGCGCGCCGCCGAGGCCATGAGCGGCGGGTAA
- a CDS encoding YbhN family protein, with product MAVAAATHPRHRGMHLLRNLVGVAVLALALAALVDKRHDLTSASHFLSRLDWRWLVLAVGAEAASMVVFARLQRWLLRAGGVRMGLRSMIEITLAGNALGTTLPGGAAWSATWAFGQLRRRGADRVLSGWVILVAGALAAFALFVIVAVGSFVAGSRGPVADLRPLAAVLAAIPVAVGIGAVLLARWPALRARVRHLWEAEARHPRVKSAEDALGRVWARIRTVRPTPLGWLGAFGLALANWVWDAVALAACILALGGGVPWRGVLVAYALTQIAASFPITSGGLGVVEGSLAALLVAYGMPLDRAVAATLLYRLVSFWALVPVGWAVWSAIEVSQRRGHRTRSHPWAVHLHGPAPANPALAREGMGRVVPPEPCWGCDDDEDVVSSTPAA from the coding sequence ATGGCTGTCGCCGCTGCCACGCATCCCAGGCACCGCGGCATGCACCTGCTCCGGAACCTCGTGGGCGTCGCCGTCTTGGCTCTGGCGCTCGCCGCCCTCGTCGACAAGCGCCACGATCTGACATCGGCATCCCACTTCCTTTCCCGCCTCGACTGGCGTTGGTTGGTGCTGGCAGTGGGAGCCGAGGCTGCCTCGATGGTCGTGTTCGCCCGCCTCCAGCGCTGGCTGCTGCGGGCCGGAGGCGTGCGCATGGGGCTTCGCTCAATGATCGAGATCACCCTCGCCGGCAACGCCTTGGGTACGACGCTGCCCGGCGGGGCGGCGTGGTCGGCAACCTGGGCCTTCGGCCAGCTCCGGCGTCGGGGCGCCGACCGGGTGCTCTCGGGGTGGGTCATCCTGGTGGCCGGCGCCCTGGCCGCCTTCGCCCTGTTCGTCATCGTGGCGGTGGGTTCGTTCGTGGCCGGCTCGAGGGGCCCCGTCGCCGATCTGCGGCCGTTGGCAGCCGTGCTCGCTGCCATCCCCGTGGCCGTCGGCATCGGGGCCGTGCTGCTCGCCCGCTGGCCGGCGCTGCGGGCAAGGGTCCGCCACCTCTGGGAGGCCGAAGCCCGGCACCCCAGGGTGAAGTCGGCCGAGGACGCCCTAGGGCGCGTGTGGGCTCGGATCCGGACCGTGCGGCCGACGCCGCTGGGATGGCTCGGGGCCTTCGGCCTGGCCCTGGCCAACTGGGTCTGGGACGCCGTCGCCCTGGCTGCCTGCATCCTGGCGCTCGGCGGCGGTGTGCCCTGGCGCGGGGTCCTGGTGGCCTACGCGCTCACCCAGATCGCGGCCAGCTTCCCCATCACCTCTGGGGGCCTCGGCGTGGTCGAAGGCAGCCTGGCCGCCCTGCTCGTGGCCTATGGCATGCCGCTCGACCGGGCGGTGGCGGCGACGCTGCTCTACCGGCTGGTGAGCTTCTGGGCCCTCGTTCCCGTTGGCTGGGCGGTGTGGTCGGCGATCGAGGTCTCACAGCGGCGGGGCCACCGGACCCGCTCGCACCCCTGGGCCGTCCACCTCCACGGCCCCGCCCCGGCCAACCCCGCGCTCGCCCGGGAGGGCATGGGTCGTGTGGTCCCGCCCGAGCCGTGCTGGGGCTGCGACGACGACGAGGACGTCGTCAGCAGCACTCCGGCCGCGTAG
- a CDS encoding MMPL family transporter → MHTIATWCFRHRRIVLAAWLLGLVALFGLSSAAGSAYSNSFTLPHTDSTKAIDLLKAASPRQSGDTEQIVVGTRGGVTIEDPAVQSQVNAMLARVSALPHVTTVVSPYGPAGASQVSSNRTIAFATVTFDELGQSVPTDEATTLVNVAKSADASNVQVAVSGQVAEKANRPGLGGSGIGIIAAAVVLFLVFGSLLAMALPLISTLVSLGTAISLIGLLSHVLKMPEFSSQLVLLIGLGVGVDYALFIVTRHRQGLLAGRDVQSSLTTALRTSGRAVLFAGVIVCIALLGMFALGISFLNGLAVAASIGVLFTMAASLTLLPALLGFMGPRVLSRRQRAALATAGRVDDGDRSRWARWSARLERAPLVPAVAAVAVIVVLALPFFSLRLGASDQGNDPTTTTTRQAYDLLATGFGPGFNGPLQLTSVVHDPSQAAALQRVVTAVGDQPGVARVSAPRLVPAPGGGQVALVNAYPRSAPQDAATTDLIQHLRSQVIPPAVAGSHLVVYVGGNTAIFSDFSHVLGSKLPIFVGVIVGLSFLLLVVVFRSLVIPVTAAIMNLLSAGAAFGIITAVFEWGWLGSVVGISRSGPVEAFLPVMLFSILFGLSTDYEVFLVTRIHEEWLRTGDNGAAVRRGLAATGRTITAAAAIMVLVFGSFILGGERVIKEFGLGLAAAILVDAVVIRSVAIPAIMLLIGRANWWFPSWLDRRLPRISMEPELEPGDEVEPKLVGAGAARG, encoded by the coding sequence GTGCACACCATCGCCACCTGGTGCTTCCGCCACCGGCGGATCGTCCTTGCCGCCTGGCTGCTGGGCCTCGTCGCCCTCTTCGGACTCTCCAGCGCCGCCGGTAGCGCGTACTCGAACTCCTTCACGCTTCCTCACACGGACTCGACGAAGGCAATCGACCTGCTCAAGGCGGCGTCGCCCCGACAGTCGGGCGACACCGAGCAGATCGTGGTGGGCACCAGGGGCGGGGTGACGATCGAGGACCCCGCCGTCCAGTCACAGGTGAACGCCATGCTGGCCCGGGTGTCGGCGCTTCCACACGTGACGACGGTCGTCTCCCCCTACGGCCCCGCGGGGGCGAGCCAGGTGAGCTCGAACCGCACGATCGCCTTCGCCACGGTCACCTTCGACGAGCTGGGCCAGAGCGTCCCGACCGACGAGGCGACCACGCTGGTCAACGTGGCCAAGTCGGCCGACGCCAGCAACGTCCAGGTCGCCGTGTCCGGCCAGGTGGCGGAGAAGGCGAACCGCCCGGGCCTGGGCGGCAGCGGCATCGGCATCATCGCCGCCGCCGTCGTCCTGTTCCTCGTCTTCGGCTCGCTGCTCGCCATGGCCCTTCCATTGATCTCGACCCTGGTATCCCTGGGCACGGCCATCTCGCTGATCGGGTTGCTCAGCCACGTGCTCAAGATGCCCGAGTTCTCGTCCCAGCTCGTCCTTCTCATCGGGCTCGGTGTCGGCGTGGATTACGCGTTGTTCATCGTGACCCGCCACCGGCAGGGGCTCCTCGCCGGGCGTGACGTCCAGTCGTCGCTCACGACTGCTCTCCGCACGTCGGGACGCGCCGTTCTCTTCGCCGGCGTCATCGTCTGCATCGCCCTGCTGGGCATGTTCGCCCTCGGGATCAGCTTCCTCAACGGGTTGGCCGTGGCGGCCAGCATCGGCGTGCTCTTCACGATGGCCGCATCCCTCACGCTGTTGCCGGCCCTGCTGGGCTTCATGGGTCCTCGTGTCCTGTCGCGCCGCCAGCGCGCCGCCTTGGCCACCGCCGGACGGGTGGATGACGGCGACCGAAGCAGGTGGGCCCGCTGGTCCGCCCGCCTGGAGCGGGCGCCGCTGGTGCCCGCGGTGGCCGCGGTCGCGGTGATCGTCGTCCTCGCCCTGCCCTTCTTCTCGCTCCGACTCGGCGCGTCCGACCAGGGCAACGACCCGACGACGACGACGACCCGTCAGGCCTACGACCTGCTGGCCACCGGGTTCGGGCCCGGCTTCAACGGCCCCCTCCAGCTGACCAGCGTCGTGCACGACCCGAGCCAGGCGGCCGCCCTCCAGAGGGTCGTCACCGCCGTGGGCGACCAGCCGGGTGTGGCGCGGGTGAGCGCGCCGCGACTCGTGCCCGCGCCGGGCGGTGGCCAGGTGGCGCTGGTCAACGCCTACCCCCGCTCGGCGCCTCAGGACGCGGCCACGACCGACCTCATCCAACACCTCCGCAGCCAGGTGATCCCGCCCGCCGTGGCTGGGTCCCACCTCGTGGTGTACGTCGGAGGCAACACGGCCATCTTCTCCGACTTCAGCCATGTCCTGGGATCCAAGCTCCCCATCTTCGTCGGCGTGATCGTCGGGCTGTCCTTCCTGCTGCTCGTCGTGGTGTTCCGCAGCCTGGTGATCCCGGTCACGGCGGCGATCATGAACCTGTTGTCGGCGGGCGCCGCCTTCGGCATCATCACGGCCGTCTTCGAGTGGGGCTGGCTGGGCTCGGTGGTCGGGATCAGCCGCAGCGGCCCGGTCGAGGCGTTCCTACCCGTGATGCTGTTCTCGATCCTGTTCGGCTTGTCGACCGACTACGAGGTGTTCCTGGTCACCCGGATCCACGAGGAGTGGCTGCGCACAGGCGACAATGGCGCCGCCGTGCGCCGAGGGCTCGCCGCCACCGGACGGACGATCACCGCCGCGGCCGCCATCATGGTGCTGGTCTTCGGATCGTTCATTCTCGGGGGCGAACGGGTCATCAAGGAGTTCGGACTGGGCCTCGCTGCCGCCATCCTCGTCGACGCCGTGGTCATCCGCAGCGTGGCCATACCGGCGATCATGCTGCTGATCGGTCGGGCCAACTGGTGGTTCCCGTCCTGGCTCGACCGGCGGCTGCCGCGCATCTCGATGGAGCCCGAGCTCGAACCGGGTGACGAGGTGGAGCCGAAATTGGTGGGGGCTGGCGCAGCGCGCGGATGA
- a CDS encoding nuclear transport factor 2 family protein, translating to MDWQAWARRFEAVDDLDSWAALFAEERAFRDPVTPWTSDIHGVAELTRSIFPDWTQRVDSIRGEARWAVFEWTGRGTYRGPGAEDTPGVAVVMEGATIVEVDGSGKVTSWRDYLDTNESIQQIQAGLDASSPASS from the coding sequence GTGGACTGGCAGGCGTGGGCACGCAGGTTCGAAGCCGTCGACGACCTCGATTCGTGGGCGGCCCTCTTCGCCGAGGAACGGGCCTTCCGGGATCCGGTGACGCCTTGGACGTCCGACATCCACGGCGTCGCCGAGCTGACCCGGAGCATCTTTCCCGACTGGACCCAGCGCGTCGACAGCATCCGCGGCGAGGCGCGGTGGGCCGTGTTCGAGTGGACTGGTCGCGGCACCTACCGGGGGCCCGGAGCGGAGGACACCCCCGGCGTGGCCGTCGTGATGGAAGGCGCCACGATCGTCGAGGTCGACGGCTCGGGCAAGGTCACGAGCTGGCGCGACTACCTCGACACCAACGAGTCCATCCAGCAGATCCAGGCCGGGCTCGACGCGTCGTCGCCGGCGTCGTCCTGA
- a CDS encoding helix-turn-helix domain-containing protein → MRSDARRNRERVLEAAEDLFGEIGLKAQMDDVAERAGVGVGTVYRHFPTKRALLEAVITLRAESMLRDVQAAASDPDPGRALRRYASAMADQQARNRALAEEMASEFDPPAVLGRIKESLRQTVTELVTRAQAAGAIRSDIGPSDMAMLFSGIAHAVELAGDLGPTLRKRYLTIVLDGLRPAQASPLPGRPLDFAELHRLVHKHRPCERD, encoded by the coding sequence ATGCGCTCCGACGCCCGCCGCAACCGGGAGCGAGTGCTCGAAGCCGCTGAGGACCTCTTCGGCGAGATCGGGCTGAAGGCGCAGATGGACGACGTCGCCGAGCGGGCCGGTGTCGGTGTGGGCACCGTCTACCGCCACTTCCCGACCAAACGGGCGTTGCTCGAGGCCGTCATCACCCTGCGGGCCGAGTCGATGCTGCGCGACGTACAGGCCGCCGCCAGCGACCCGGATCCGGGCAGGGCGCTTCGCCGGTACGCGTCGGCCATGGCCGATCAGCAAGCCCGCAATCGGGCGCTGGCCGAAGAGATGGCGTCCGAGTTCGACCCGCCGGCGGTGCTGGGGCGCATCAAGGAGTCGCTCCGCCAGACGGTGACCGAGCTCGTCACCCGCGCCCAAGCGGCAGGGGCGATCAGGTCCGACATCGGTCCTTCGGACATGGCCATGCTGTTCTCCGGCATCGCGCACGCAGTGGAGCTCGCTGGCGACCTCGGGCCGACCCTCCGCAAGCGCTACCTCACGATCGTCCTCGACGGGCTGCGCCCCGCCCAGGCCTCGCCCCTCCCGGGTCGGCCCCTCGACTTCGCCGAGCTCCATCGCCTCGTGCACAAGCACCGGCCCTGCGAGCGCGACTGA
- a CDS encoding adenylate/guanylate cyclase domain-containing protein, whose protein sequence is MAKPTRAARATAVTTVQALRRAVSRKAADLIRSDPETAATALEVGLVDRQWLDDPEAHPISSGTPTGVLERFLERSVEQRPSRLAELGLSAVQLLSSTEGQVDGESRPVTVVFTDLEGFTAFTAEHGDAAASALVQDHRRAVGPIVRSWHGRVVKQLGDGFLLSFDEPKPGVLAALELLGTDTAPLRLRAGVHVGEAVVSRTDLVGHAVNVAARVTEAARGGQALATTDVRDAVGGAPGVRFGRARTHRLKGVSERIGLCSVSLAGG, encoded by the coding sequence ATGGCCAAGCCGACCCGCGCCGCCAGGGCCACGGCCGTCACCACCGTCCAGGCGTTGCGCAGGGCCGTTTCCCGGAAGGCCGCCGACCTCATCCGCAGCGACCCGGAGACAGCGGCCACCGCCCTCGAGGTGGGCCTGGTCGACCGGCAGTGGCTGGACGACCCCGAGGCCCACCCCATCAGCTCGGGGACGCCGACAGGGGTCCTGGAGCGCTTTCTCGAGCGTTCAGTGGAGCAGCGACCGTCGCGGCTGGCGGAGCTGGGCCTGAGCGCCGTGCAGCTGCTCTCGTCGACCGAGGGCCAAGTCGACGGCGAGTCCCGGCCGGTGACCGTGGTGTTCACCGACCTCGAGGGATTCACGGCCTTCACCGCCGAGCACGGCGACGCCGCCGCATCGGCGCTCGTGCAGGATCACCGTCGCGCCGTGGGGCCGATCGTGCGGAGCTGGCACGGCCGGGTGGTCAAGCAGCTCGGCGACGGTTTCCTGTTGTCGTTCGACGAGCCCAAGCCGGGTGTCCTCGCTGCGCTCGAGTTGCTGGGGACCGACACGGCCCCGTTGCGCCTCAGGGCCGGCGTGCACGTCGGCGAGGCGGTGGTGAGCCGCACCGATCTGGTCGGTCATGCCGTCAACGTGGCCGCTCGCGTCACCGAGGCCGCCAGAGGCGGCCAGGCGCTGGCGACCACCGATGTGCGCGACGCCGTCGGCGGAGCGCCGGGCGTTCGGTTCGGTCGGGCCCGCACCCACCGGCTGAAGGGCGTGTCCGAGCGCATCGGGCTCTGCAGCGTCTCGCTCGCCGGCGGCTGA
- a CDS encoding MFS transporter, with protein MTDRTTNGPAPLAVLDGGEAAPRPARRGYGHPWLTLVAVSFGLMMVGLDNTIVAVANPTIGRHFGASLGGLQWVTNAYLLAVATGLITGGKLGDRFGRKRIFLIGTAGFALASLACGLSASLSQLVAFRVVQGLFGAMLLPQTLAILRATFPAERLAQAVGFWAGASSVAIASGPIIGGLLVEHVSWQAIFFVNLPVAALSVTVGSWVIRDSKDLSSGRGFDLPGVLLLSGGLFSLIWGLIQAETHGWGSTAVLSFLVAAAVLLAGFVVRQRVAVSPLIPLNLFSSARFSAGVGLVVAVAFCLFGVLFYITLYLQRVHGYSPVGAGVRMLALTAVIGVSAPLGGTIVGRIGPRLPLTAGFLLIAGGLAGLSQLGPSSSYLGIWPWFVLMGLAVGMVQTGASQAIVGSAPRDRAGIASGVQTTALQIGAVLGTSILGTIMASRVASVFTGKLVSDGVPTATAHQLASASHAVAQGIVPTAAGSPTVTRAVTNASLTSFTSGLETAFLVGSAVALVAALVAFVAFRSPAPSPSAVEIMPEPAAAA; from the coding sequence GTGACGGACCGAACGACCAATGGGCCCGCTCCTCTGGCCGTGCTCGATGGTGGAGAGGCGGCTCCGCGGCCGGCGCGTCGGGGCTACGGCCATCCGTGGCTCACCCTCGTGGCGGTCTCGTTCGGCTTGATGATGGTCGGCCTCGACAACACGATCGTCGCCGTCGCCAACCCGACGATCGGCCGTCACTTCGGCGCCAGCCTGGGCGGGCTCCAGTGGGTGACCAACGCCTACCTCCTCGCCGTGGCGACGGGACTGATCACCGGGGGCAAGCTGGGCGACCGGTTCGGGCGCAAGCGAATATTCCTGATCGGAACGGCTGGGTTCGCCCTCGCCTCCCTGGCCTGCGGCCTGTCCGCCTCGCTCAGCCAGCTGGTCGCCTTTCGCGTCGTCCAGGGGCTCTTCGGGGCCATGCTGTTGCCGCAGACCCTGGCCATCCTGCGGGCGACGTTCCCCGCTGAGCGCCTCGCCCAGGCGGTCGGCTTCTGGGCCGGTGCATCCTCAGTGGCCATCGCCTCGGGGCCGATCATCGGCGGCCTGCTGGTCGAGCACGTCTCGTGGCAGGCGATCTTCTTCGTGAACCTGCCCGTCGCCGCCCTCTCGGTGACCGTCGGTTCGTGGGTGATCAGAGACTCCAAGGACCTGAGCTCGGGTCGGGGCTTCGACCTCCCCGGCGTGCTGTTGCTCTCGGGAGGGCTCTTCAGCCTGATATGGGGTCTCATCCAGGCCGAGACGCACGGATGGGGGAGCACCGCGGTGCTGTCGTTCCTGGTTGCGGCGGCCGTGCTGCTGGCCGGCTTCGTCGTCCGCCAACGCGTGGCGGTATCGCCACTGATCCCGCTGAACCTGTTCAGCTCGGCGCGCTTCTCCGCGGGCGTCGGTCTCGTCGTGGCCGTGGCCTTCTGTCTGTTCGGAGTGCTCTTCTACATCACCCTCTACCTCCAGCGGGTCCACGGCTACTCGCCCGTCGGGGCCGGCGTGAGGATGCTGGCCCTGACGGCCGTGATCGGCGTGAGCGCGCCGCTCGGCGGCACGATCGTCGGCAGGATCGGCCCGCGCCTTCCCCTCACCGCCGGCTTTTTGCTGATCGCAGGCGGCTTGGCCGGGCTGTCCCAGCTCGGCCCGAGCTCCTCCTACCTGGGCATCTGGCCCTGGTTCGTGCTCATGGGCCTTGCCGTCGGGATGGTCCAGACGGGGGCGTCCCAGGCCATCGTCGGCAGCGCGCCGAGGGACCGCGCGGGCATCGCGTCCGGCGTCCAGACCACCGCTCTCCAGATCGGGGCGGTCCTGGGCACCTCGATCCTGGGCACGATCATGGCCAGCAGAGTCGCCTCGGTGTTCACCGGGAAGCTGGTGTCGGATGGCGTGCCGACCGCCACGGCCCACCAGCTGGCCTCGGCCTCCCACGCCGTGGCCCAGGGCATCGTGCCCACGGCAGCAGGCAGCCCGACGGTCACCCGGGCAGTCACCAACGCCTCGCTCACCTCGTTCACCAGCGGGCTGGAGACAGCCTTCCTGGTGGGGTCGGCCGTGGCTCTGGTGGCCGCGCTGGTCGCGTTCGTCGCTTTCCGAAGCCCCGCCCCGTCGCCGTCAGCGGTGGAGATCATGCCGGAGCCGGCGGCGGCCGCCTGA
- a CDS encoding ATP-dependent helicase: MTWELNPQQRRSVEHDDRPLLVLAGAGTGKTATLAARLAHLLERGAQPERVCLVTFSRRAAAEMRTRAGHMVDPALAARVVGGTFHSVAQRLLRHHGRLIGLDPSFSVLDAADSTELIGLVRSESDVCGRDGARFPRKETLAAILSRVANAQVRLSEVVARSFPWCSRDIDAMRAVFAAYTSRKRAQQLCDFDDLLLLVRALGGSEVGRGMLSGLFDHVLVDEYQDVNPLQADLVDLLRPGGCGVTAVGDDAQAIYGFRAASTVAILDFPRRYADAAVVRLEHNYRSTTPILAVANQVMADEPGGTVKALWSERPGRRRPLLRSCADEATQAEAVCASVLAHREDGVALRSQAVLFRAGHHSTTLEVALGRRRIPYVKYGGLRFVEAAHVKDLLALLRLLDNPWDEMAWFRVLRLLEGVGPATAGRVLGQLGVRRPDATSDVGPVTDPGAASPLTRLLAAAPAVPGPAREDLAGLRAALAECSGAAPAVDTAPPVGAQVDRLRQWLGPVVLRRYDAPAARCSDLERLAEQGAAASSRTGFVSDLTLDPPVVTGDLAGPPSLDDDWLVLSTVHSAKGGEWDVVHVIHAADGMFPSDLATGDEAALAEERRLFYVAVTRARNALEVSMPLRYHRHRHGLDDRHGYAPVSRFLSPAVQSLMDAESAVPSSDVVPAGAVVSGPAGGVAAVDRLLAELWS, encoded by the coding sequence GTGACGTGGGAGCTCAATCCCCAGCAGCGACGATCCGTCGAGCACGACGACCGCCCGCTCCTGGTGCTGGCGGGGGCCGGGACGGGCAAGACGGCGACGCTGGCTGCTCGCCTGGCCCACCTTCTGGAGCGGGGAGCCCAGCCCGAGCGGGTGTGCCTGGTCACCTTCTCCCGTCGGGCGGCGGCGGAGATGCGCACCCGGGCGGGGCACATGGTCGATCCGGCGCTCGCCGCCCGGGTCGTGGGCGGCACGTTCCACTCCGTCGCGCAACGGCTGCTCCGTCATCATGGGCGGCTGATCGGGCTCGACCCGAGCTTCAGCGTGCTCGACGCCGCCGACAGCACCGAGCTGATCGGCCTCGTCAGGAGCGAGTCCGACGTGTGCGGTCGTGACGGCGCCCGCTTTCCCCGCAAGGAGACGCTCGCCGCCATCCTCAGCCGCGTAGCCAACGCCCAGGTCCGCCTGTCGGAGGTCGTGGCCCGGTCCTTTCCGTGGTGCAGCCGGGACATCGACGCCATGCGGGCCGTCTTCGCCGCCTACACCAGCCGCAAGCGGGCGCAGCAGCTGTGCGATTTCGACGACCTGCTGCTGCTGGTCCGGGCTCTTGGCGGCTCCGAGGTGGGTCGAGGCATGTTGTCGGGGCTGTTCGACCACGTGCTCGTGGACGAGTACCAGGACGTGAACCCCCTCCAGGCGGACCTGGTGGACCTGCTCCGGCCCGGTGGCTGCGGGGTGACGGCGGTGGGCGACGACGCCCAGGCCATCTACGGATTCCGGGCCGCCTCGACCGTCGCCATCCTCGACTTTCCGCGCCGGTACGCCGATGCCGCGGTCGTGAGGCTCGAGCACAACTACCGCTCCACCACGCCGATCCTGGCCGTGGCCAACCAGGTGATGGCCGACGAGCCTGGCGGGACGGTCAAGGCCCTGTGGTCAGAACGGCCCGGGCGGCGGCGACCGCTGCTGCGGAGCTGCGCCGACGAGGCGACGCAGGCCGAGGCGGTGTGCGCCTCCGTGCTGGCTCATCGCGAGGACGGAGTGGCGCTGCGGTCGCAGGCGGTGCTGTTCCGAGCCGGTCACCACTCCACGACGCTCGAGGTGGCGCTCGGGCGGCGACGGATCCCGTACGTCAAGTACGGGGGGCTGCGGTTCGTGGAGGCTGCCCACGTCAAGGACCTGCTGGCGTTGCTCCGCCTGCTCGACAACCCGTGGGACGAGATGGCCTGGTTCCGCGTCCTGCGGCTGCTCGAAGGAGTTGGTCCGGCTACCGCGGGACGGGTGCTCGGCCAGCTCGGAGTGCGTCGTCCCGACGCGACATCCGATGTCGGGCCGGTGACCGACCCAGGGGCCGCGTCGCCGCTCACCCGGCTCCTGGCTGCCGCGCCGGCTGTCCCTGGGCCGGCACGCGAGGACCTCGCCGGGCTGCGGGCAGCACTCGCCGAGTGCAGCGGCGCGGCCCCGGCGGTGGACACGGCGCCTCCGGTCGGGGCTCAGGTCGACCGGCTCCGACAGTGGCTCGGTCCCGTGGTCCTGCGCCGTTACGACGCTCCCGCCGCCCGCTGCAGCGACCTCGAACGGCTGGCCGAGCAGGGAGCCGCGGCGTCGAGCCGCACCGGGTTCGTCTCCGACCTGACCCTCGATCCGCCTGTCGTGACCGGTGATCTGGCCGGCCCCCCGTCGCTGGACGACGACTGGCTCGTGCTCTCCACCGTCCATTCGGCCAAGGGTGGCGAGTGGGACGTGGTGCACGTGATCCACGCCGCCGACGGCATGTTCCCGTCCGACCTCGCCACCGGCGACGAGGCGGCGCTGGCCGAGGAGCGGCGGCTCTTCTACGTCGCTGTGACGCGAGCGCGGAACGCGCTGGAGGTCAGCATGCCGCTCCGGTACCACCGCCATCGCCATGGGCTCGACGACCGCCACGGCTACGCGCCGGTGAGCCGCTTCCTCAGCCCCGCCGTGCAGTCGCTCATGGATGCCGAGTCAGCCGTGCCGTCCTCGGACGTCGTGCCCGCCGGCGCTGTCGTCTCTGGCCCCGCCGGGGGCGTGGCGGCGGTCGACCGCCTGCTCGCCGAGCTGTGGTCCTGA
- a CDS encoding UBP-type zinc finger domain-containing protein, with protein sequence MPQTCAHLDQIQPVEPSSWGCEDCLAAGDRNWVHLRVCQRCGHVGCCDNSPGRHATAHYKTITHPIIRSYEPGEDWYWCYEDDLAFMLEGAPPAPSHP encoded by the coding sequence ATGCCACAGACATGCGCTCATCTCGACCAGATTCAGCCAGTCGAGCCGTCGTCGTGGGGCTGTGAGGATTGCCTCGCCGCCGGCGATCGGAACTGGGTCCACCTACGCGTCTGCCAGCGTTGCGGCCACGTCGGCTGTTGCGACAACTCCCCCGGTCGCCACGCCACCGCCCACTACAAGACCATCACCCACCCCATCATCCGGTCCTACGAGCCAGGAGAGGACTGGTATTGGTGCTACGAGGACGACCTCGCCTTCATGCTCGAGGGAGCACCTCCAGCCCCGTCGCATCCGTAA